One genomic window of Glycine soja cultivar W05 chromosome 9, ASM419377v2, whole genome shotgun sequence includes the following:
- the LOC114425839 gene encoding uncharacterized protein LOC114425839 yields the protein MGMATITMGGNHNSSITPRHYNTHKVFLFCNYILLGAASSCIFLTLSLRLIPSLCGFFFILLQVFTIAGAVSGCAAVGTNRWYSAHMVATVLTAIFQGSVSVLVFTRTGDFLGQLKSYVREEDGAVILKLAGGLTILIFCLEWVVLTLAFFLKYYACVEGNSGAVVPVRSGKVQQDEDLKDWPWPFQV from the coding sequence ATGGGCATGGCCACAATCACAATGGGAGGAAACCACAATTCCTCCATCACTCCACGCCACTACAACACCCACAAGGTGTTCCTTTTCTGCAACTACATTCTCTTGGGTGCAGCTTCTAGCTGCATCTTCCTCACCCTCTCTCTGCGCCTCATTCCCTCTCTCTGCggcttcttcttcatccttctTCAGGTCTTTACGATTGCGGGCGCGGTCTCCGGGTGCGCCGCCGTGGGGACTAACAGGTGGTACTCTGCACACATGGTGGCCACTGTTCTAACGGCTATCTTTCAGGGTTCTGTTTCGGTGTTGGTGTTTACGAGGACCGGCGATTTTCTGGGTCAATTGAAGTCTTATGTTAGGGAGGAGGATGGTGCTGTGATTCTCAAATTGGCTGGTGGACTCACCATTTTGATCTTTTGCTTGGAGTGGGTGGTTTTGACACTtgcatttttcttgaagtattATGCTTGTGTTGAGGGGAATAGTGGGGCTGTTGTGCCTGTGAGGAGTGGGAAGGTGCAGCAGGATGAGGACTTGAAGGATTGGCCTTGGCCTTTTCAAGTTTGA